CACTCTGCTGGCATGGCATGGCTCTTTTGTCCTCCATATGGAAATGCTTTCGCCTGTCTTCCTCTGTACGATTCTGTCTTTTACACTGAGCAggtcacacacagacacatcaaaTCAGCATTGTAAACTGCTGCCaagtgtctgtgtctgtgtgcacaTCTTCATACATAGTTGCTGTCCTGCATAAAAGCTGTCCTTAATATTGTGTAAGTTATtgaaaaatggaccaatagaaatgctccaaaattacttgaaatGAAGTCATTTTTTACTTTGAAGTAGCTTTTTGGAGATGCTAGGTTTTTGTGGTGGTGTGTGGGAGTGAGTGTGACAGAGAAAAATAAGTAGTCTTGTAGAACATATTTCATTTCTATTTGCATTTACTCAGATATGTTAAATGATAAACTGTGGTTATGAtctccttgtgtgtgtgtgtgtgtgttagtgttggACTCTGAAGTGGAACACTCTGGTTTTAAGCGGTTTCATTCTCCGTCAGAGGCTTGTTTGCACACTGCACCCAGAAAAATTCACTTTAGCCCCCCCACACCTTCTCTTTGTCCATTTTGGAAAAGGCTACTGACAGTCCTCCGATTCAGACTTCACACCCAGTTCCAAAACACAAACTTTGACCAGTCATGGTTTGTTAACTTTAGACTTAAAGAACCTGTAAATATCCAgtgattaaaatatatatatatatatgtatatgtaataatgCCTTAAGCACTTCAGTAAAACTTGTcgtcctctctcctctctttctctgtgtagaATAATAAGGTGCGTCGGTTTGCATTTGAGCTGAAGATGCAGGATAAGAGCGCGTATCTGCTGGCTGCGGATTCCGAGACTGAGATGGAGGAGTGGATCAACACACTCAACAAAATCCTGCACAGCAGCTTTGAGCTCGCCATGCAGGACAAGAGGAACGGAGACCTacatgatggtgtgtgtgtgtgtgtgtgtgtgtgtgtgtgtgtgtgtgtgtgtgtgtgtgtgtgtttttcattatttaGACCACCCATACAACTACTAGTCCTGACAGGACAGTACTCCTCTTGAGAAAACAGAGCAGCAGAGAATGTGtttccacacacagacacagatccAGCTCCCCTATTAAACACTGTGCACCCTCATCTGCTTGTTCTCTCAGGCAGTGAGACTTTGCAGGCCCCTGTGCCTCCTGTCTGTGTTTTGCTCCATCTCTGCTCAATGGTCTACTTAGTTTGTTTGCTCTATTTTAGAGGCTGTGGGTCCGATGTTGTCTCTGGTCCGATGGAGTTTATCTGTCATTAGCTACAGTTTTTCTTCCTGTGGTCTGGATATGTGCCATGTTAATTGGAGCTGCTTTTTACAGATGATGAAGTGGGGAAGGCAGACAGCTCTTCTGGGAGTATGGACAGCTTTCAGGTAGGTCCTGGTAATAGAAAGACCAGTACAAAACTGATGAATAGCCAGCAGAGACGCACATTTGATCACCACAGTGTTCGTTTTAGTTGAAGTTTCCATGAATGTTGAACAACAAACTGTTTTGAATTGGTAGAGAATAGTGCACCATTGCCCTCCATGTGGCAGACCAGGGGGTTTTTTTCCACTCGTTCTTGTAAGCACACCACGCTACACCCTTGGGATAGCCTCCAAAGCCAACATTCACTTGTCTCTGTAATGCTCTTAGCTCTGGCTAAGAGTGTCTTCAAAATGCTGCAAATGTGTATAATATACATATGGTCACTATCTGGCACTCTTATCATAATGTGATTACAGTATTAAGTGTTATTGTCATACCAATGTGTTCTGATCCAGAGAATGTACTTTTTCACAGAGTGCACGAGACATCGAGTCTAAAATGAGGAATGAGACTCGACTGAAGCTCTTCACACTAGATCCAGACACACAGGTACGGAACCACTACAATCTCAAAGTCAATCAGCATCATTGAAGCACAGATTTACATCTGTCCTATTTATGCATTTTAAAGAAGACTGTAGGTAGCCCATAATTAacctgctatatatatatggagacTCCTTAACTACACTGCTCAAACTCCCATTTGCAGAAATGACCAGGATGTCAACTATACAAATCACTattataatttaaatatttttggtATTCCACCACACACTAATACCTGAGGTGTTCTCTAACTTTTGATGGGAATTGAACCATAAAGATGCCTGTGTCTTTTTGTATGAGCAGAAATTGGACTTCTCTGGGATTGAGCCTGAAGTCAAGCCATTTGAGGAAAAGTTTGGCAAGCGGCTTCTTGTGAAATGCAACGACCTGTCATTCAACTTGCAGAGTTGTGTAGCAGAGAATGAAGAGGGACCAACCACCAACGTATGCCGCACTCTTGTCTGGATTTGTACAGCTAACCACTTTGGAATGACTGCGGATCATTCTCTGATACTGTCTTTGTTCTCTCTTGTGTGTATGGCAGGTGGAGCCCTTTTTTGTCACGCTGTCTCTGTTCGATATTCAGAATAGTCGGAAGATCTCAGCAGATTTTCATGTAGATCTTAACCACCCTTCAGTCAGAGCAATGGTGCCAGGCTCTGGAGCGCAGATTATAAACGGAGCCTCAGATGCAGCACAGCACACCACCAATGGTCTGCCCGAGAGCGCTCTGCAATATCCAAGACGGGTAGAGAGCAATCATACACATGTATTTCTTCATATTACAAACAGACTGTATGAATTTCAGGGGAGAGACAGGCCCTTTCCTTCCCATACATATAGAGGAGAAGCTTCCCTAGAAATATAGGAAGAGGGGCTTGCTTTTTGATCTGCCTAATTTCAGGATTGTTTCTATAATGGAAAGCATATTCATGGTTATTAAGTATTGTTTCCTGCcttttgtgtgtttgtctgtgtaaaGGGAGTGTTTTCTGTGATGTGTCCACACCCTGATATCTTCCTGGTGGCTCGGATTGAAAAAGTCCTGCAGGGAGGAATCGCTCACTGTGCTGACCCATATATGAAGAACTCTGACTCTACCAAGgtattgtatgtgtatgtgcttgtgtttgtgtttttatggtttttttgggtttttttttttgttttttttttgttttttagttctCTGTAATTTCAGTGCTGAAAACGACTAGTTAGCTAACTCTTCTCATCGCCCAACAGGTTAGCTGTAGTTGTGAATGAATGGCTAGATGTTGTCTTCCTCCCTGTGGAGCAAGTAAAAGACAGGCATTGCTGGCTACTGTACAGAAGTAGCAGATCTTCAAATTCAAGACACTTTTTCTGATGCCAAATTATAGAATGTCATAATTACTTTATTGAATATTCCTCAAAtctgtatttaattaaatattaaaaaacaacaacaaccggTTATTTTACTctgttctcttctttctttctttgctctctcctttcctttcaGGCTGCTCAGAAGGTGTTAAAGAATGCTAAATTAGCATGTAGTCGGCTCGGCCAGTACAGAATGCCATTTGCATGGGCAGCCAGGTAAGAAATAACAGTCTGCTGTGCTGTGTAAACTAATGGAACTTTGAAAACAAAGTTTTATGTTTAGGCAGCCTGAAACAGTGCCCACCTTTCCAATAAACTGCTTACTCTTCTTATTCTTGAAATAAAAGTCACCAGTAAAACAGAGAACTGTGCTGATAAAAGACCTGGTAAACACCACACCTTTTAATTGGTTTATAATGGATTGTAGCACTTACCAAAAGCATGCCAAAGAGTGTGTTATTCTTTCCAGTGGGGATATATCAGATATACAGTACCTTCACAGGAAAAGAGTGTGTATCTCTATCCCTGTGATCCCTGCTGCACAAATGGAAAAATGATGTAATGCCCCAACTGGAAACCTTTGTTCATCTTTCCTCCTGTCTCTGGCTcgctccctctgtctctctttctctctcaatttCTCTTAGGCCTCTGTTTAAGGACGCGTCTGGGACGTTGGATAAGTCAGCACGTTTCTCTCCAATCTACAGACAGGATAGTAACAAGCTCTCCAACGAGGACATGTTCAAACTGCTGGCAGATTTCAGGAAGTTAGTCCCACTCCCACTCCCACTGTTCTCTCTGTACTGTCAGGCATTGGTTGCAAGCACTGAAACTATCCAAAATCTTGTCTGAACACTCATATTCCCTATATAGTTCACATTATTCACCATGTTATAATCAGCATTTTCAAACCAGGCAGGAGTTGCTTTATGAGTGGGTTCAATTTATTTACAGACTCCAAACTGTGCACTAAACATTGGAGAATTAATGTTGTTTGAAATGAGGGCTTCTCATACAAttgttgggggaaaaaaaaattatgacaaTTGCCACATACTTTCTTGGATAGTACATTAGATATTGTAGGTTTATATGctgtttttacacacacagatgtaTTGAATATTATGCAGTGGGGAATGAtgcataatataataaaacacctgtttttacattttgtttactttgtttatttacaaaagCAGCAATTTTATGTCTGTCCAATTACTCCatcatgtatgtgtgtttttaagatgaAGTAACACAGGGATAGTGCAGAGGAGTAATGCATATAACAAAGTCTTATAATGCTCTCTACTCTCTAACTTATAACCTCACTGGTGATTGTGTCTTACCCCTTACTCTATCTCCTTTAGGCAGGAGAAGATGGCTAAACTGCCAGTGATCTTGGGCAATTTGGATGTTACTATTGACAGCGTGGCCCCAGATCTCCCCAGTAAGTCAAGTATTGCTCACACACTTCATAGATCATCCCTGCTAATGAAGTTAGCTTTCcatttgtattcattttctGCAGACTGtcattaatttgtcatttttccTCACTCTTACGCAGACTGCATAACCTCCTCATATCTGCCAGTGCGTCAGTTTGAGAGCAGTGATTGGAACGGGGCATTGTTTGAGGTTGAGGAGTTTGTGCCATGTTTAGCTAAATGCTCTCAACCCTTCACCACCTACAACAACCATCTATACGTCTATCCGCGCCATCTCAGATATGACGGCCAGAAGGCCTTCGCTAAGGTATCAGCACAAAcattttacatgcatttctgccTGTTCTGTCTGAATGGCCTCAGATATCTGCAGCCGTTGGTGCTGTCTACTATGCAAGGTAATAATGGATTGCTTGTTTCTGCAGGCCAGAAacatagctgtgtgtgtggagttcAGAGACTCGGATGAGGAGGATGCTCTTCCTCTGAAGGCAAGAGACTGCTGTTTACAAATATCATTACCCACTACAGTAACACATTAGTACACACATGACCTCAATgtttgaataaaatctttttacattagcAGTAATATTCAAAGTTAATTTGGAGCATACGCATATTTATGTGGCCTCCATACAATCTCATCCTGCGTtattttaaaactaaaaaaacgaTCAAGCACAAGGTTGTTAGCTCACAGGGTGACTTACTAAGTGAACACTGTGCACAATTTTAAATCCGTTATTGCTGCTGAAAATGTTAGCAGAATAACAATCTGCTCAACAAAGAACACATTCAAGTCTGGCTGACTGAAAGCAATTTTATAAATGTGTAGACAAGGCACAGATGAAATGCAAGTTTTTTCCTGTGGTTTCTGATCTATAGCCCAATCACTAAGTTAGCTTTTGCTTTGCAAGCTCAGCTACAGAGCCAATGATCCACCTCTACCTTTGCAAGCTCAGCTACAGATCCACTGAGCCCAGTGTATCTGCTAGCTGACATGAGTATTGACGATAAAAACAGATGTCTGAAGAGTAAagtcgagcgactggtgttgggatTAAGAGAAAGGCAAAGTAAgacagttctgctgtgtttggactctgaacacacatttagaggataaagcctcataccgGAGAAAAcaaagtcgagtgaatggtcttcaaagtcgagtgaatggtcttcAGGTGCTTTTACTAGACTGGTTCaaccaggtttgcttgctttttcTTTCACCTGAACTCATGCCATTAAACTCACAATTGTAGTGGCCCTGCGCCCCCCACCTGTTTTTTAGAGTGATCAGTAACAGCTCCCACagtgcccccaccctgtggcactctttaattgcacatggggaaattggcttatttggccatgtactagatAGACAGAGAACATAAATCTGACACATCAGACGTCACAATTTTAAAATACcattgtcattttaagaaacagtcaacattttaaatattgtggGAAAGAATTCTTACATTAAAGTTGATGTCAAACTAAATTATAGTTTACATAAAAGTATACAGCTATTCTAGCCTAAGCTATTAGAGATGTAATTTGgcctttaataaataaaactactACTTTAAAATACAGATTACATGTAACGCATGAAAAGTGATCTCCTTCTCTGTCCTGTAGTGTATATATGGGCGTCCAGGTGGACCTCTCTTCACTAAGAATGTTATTGCTGCGGTGTTGCATCATCAACAAAACCCAGAGTTTTATGATGAGGTAAGGCATCCAGACATCTAACCAAAATAGTTGAGACAATagttcagtaaaagtaaaagtaaaaaaaaaaacctcagatTTACAGTTTTCCACCTTCCTCAAATGTACTCTAACCCACATGATATTTGCCATCTGATGTTTacttttttagttttgcactggaggcCAGTGTACctaaaagtaatggaagtttGCACATTTTAGCATAAATTTACCCTTATATAAGCTAATcctgtatgttttttttcagtttaagATCGAGCTGCCGACTCAGCTGAATGAAAAGCATCATCTCCTGTTCACGTTCTACCACGTCAGCTGTGACAGCAACAGCAAAGCTAGCACCAAGAAGAGAGAGCAGGTGGAGACACAGGGTATGCCAGTAAAAAcccatgcatgcacacacttaCTCAAAGTGCACAGAATGGATAATGCATGAACAGCACAGTCCGTGCTAGTACAGTGGGAGTCCCACTCTTGTGCCAGACAGGTTCAGGATTAGTATCAGTAGGTTCAGGCTAGCATAAGAACAAAGAGAAACAACAGATGAAGCgcttttatattaattaaatccctcatgtgtgtttttgggtcagattatttttatattatattaaatcagGTCCAGTGGAGACATGTTAATTTCTCAGAATCACAGTGGGATACAGACACTTAAATACTTCAGTAATGCCTACGTTTTCCAGAGTCTGAATTTTGTGTCATCGTTGTCTAGCGGTTCAAACCCCCAAGTGAGGGGCAGTCATACTAGAGATGGGTGTATAAGCATATGTATGCCTATGTAGCTATACTTACTTATTTATGTATTAGTTtgtaattataaattattattattattattatgaacatTATAAATTAACAGGACAACAATTTCTTCAATTCTGTTGAAGGGAACCCTGAAAATAGGGTGCACATCTGTTACTATTTAAATATGATCTACAGTATAGCTAGaattttgttttaatttgtgtattataaatgatatattaCATGTTGTACTTTTTTGGTTCCACCTCctcaaaatgtgtgtgtgtgtctatttgtTATGGACATATAGTGGGTTATGCATGGCTTCCGCTACTGAAGGATGGCAGAGTGATCCTGAATGAGCAGCAGATTCCTGTAGCTGCAAACCTGCCTGCAGGCTACCTTAGCTGCCAAGATGGCAACAGCAAGGTAAGCTCATACTGCTGGAAACACTCAACTAATTCAGTTACCAATCCTAATGTACAGCCAAACAGTATGTTATTGACATCAGCTATAAGACTGAGCTTAAGTGTAATTATAAGGTTCtctttatatgtgtgtgttgcagcaCGCTGGTCCTGAAGTGAAGTGGGTTGATGGAGGAAAGCCGCTGTTTAAAGTCTCCACTCACCTGGTCTCCACCGTCTACACACAGGTTTCAGTATTACTCTTATACTTCCTTTAACCAGCTGAGTTCTTTAGAACTGGCACTGTTTCTGCCCTCTTGACCCTTTTTACACTTGGCATTAAACTCTGATTACGGAGCCTCTGATTACCATAATAATCCAGTTAAGGTACAGGAGATTCTCACTTGCCTGCATTCACATATTGATTGGATCTTATTTCCATTCTGTTGgttacatatttttaaatgtgtataaGGACAACATCCAGATACAGGACATAGTTTAATGCTAAGCgtaaacatataaacatatttgatcttttccctttttttaccTTCAGGATCAGCACTTGCACAATTTCTTCCACCACTGTGAGTCCACACCCCAGTCCACAGGAGGAGAGCTGGTCAAATACCTGAAGGTATGAGAAGTGAAAATAGCAGTGCAAGCGCCAATGTAAAGTCACTTTTCACTCCCACTGTCCGTCTCTCTCGCTCGCCGTCTTGCCCAGTCCATTTATTTGGGTGCCTGTGCGTGTTTCCTGAGGATGTTTGGAGAGCCAGGTCTATTTGTGCAGCTTAATACCACTTTCCTAACACACTCAGGACACGTAGTAGGGGGCTCCATACATAGACCCGTGtctctggagtgtgtgtgtaaacagccCTGCCCACTCTAACAACACAGTGACCTTTCTCACAGTCGCTGTGGTCAGCCCTCCACCCAGGAGCTGCAGGGTGTGGGAGTTTTCCACCAAAGAAATGAGATGCTCAGATCTACAAGATAAGTGATGGACAGGAGAGAATAGAGGCATCATGCAGGATAGCATGCCAGACAGTCAGCAGGGACTTAGTGTGTGCATGTCTTATCAGGCAGAACAGATTTTGAGTAATTTATTGTCCATTAAATTGATATAAAATTGAAAGTTGTCTTGTAAAACACTTCTTATAGTACACAACAGATTGAGGTTAATGAAGTATTAACGATAGTGGATAATAAATagtggtttattattattaatctagAATCTGTACGAAAAATGGCAACAGTGAAAGTTATCATTTCAGTTAAAGTCAAAAGTAtgaaaatacataaacacagtCCACCCCGATACAGCACTGCAAACTAGATGAAACACATTGTTCCAAGCACCATGGTTTTGCTAGCTGGTTACTATAGCATTGCTAAGTGTTTGTTATGGTGGTTGCAAAGTCATcaatgtggttgctatagtatccccaGGGGTTACTGTGCTGTTACCGAGGGGTTGCTAGGTGCATCACAATGCTTACTTAATAAGagtaaataaaaccaaataaattTTTCTTAATCTAAAACCAATTTTTCTTAATCTATAACGttattattttggagatacaaggttttgttcaaACAGCGATGAAATTTAGCTGTACAATGAGGGATTAACGTTCCAAGGAATGGATTTAAACAGAGAATGAGTTAACCAAATGGAAGTTGTTTTTCCAGATCTTCCAGAGCCATTCCAGAAGGTTTTTTAAATCGCCCTCTGTTAAAACTAAGAAAGGTTGACCAACCCTGATGATGACCCTAAAGGACCCTGTATATCCCTCCCACAGAGTCTGCATGCGATGGAAGCTCATGTGATGATAAACTTCCTCCCTACAGTCCTGAACCAGCTGTTTCGTGTGCTGACCAGCACAGCACAAGATGATGTCGCCGTCAATGTCACCAGGTCAGTCCTCTTATCttcaaaaacagtaaaaacagtaatGTAATGAAGAAACATTCTTGTCTTCAAAACCATATAGATTGTTTTCAGGTAATGTTTGAGGGCAGTATACAGAATGTTAAGACTACATAAAGagaatttaaattattttaaaaatgggaGTATCCGTTTTTTCTATGACACATTTTCTAAACCTCCATAAAACTGTAGCTGTAACTTGCTGTTGGAAACTCaacttctctcctttctcaGAGTGATGGTCCATATTGTAGCTCAGTGCCACGAGGAGGGCTTGGAACACTACCTCCGCTCATATGTCAAGGTTATGTGTCAGAATGTAAATAGAACTTTACAGGCCATAGGTTCATTTTAGTCAAAAACTCATGGTGGTGTtatttctgtgtctgtgtgtgtctctacaGTATGTTTTTAAAACGGATGCAAACACAGCTACTGGTAAAACAGTGCATGAGGAGCTGGCCAAAGCTATGACCACCATCCTCAAGCCCTCCACTGACTTCCTCACCAGCAACAAACTGCTGAAGGTGGGCTGCACCTAATTTATTTTCCACAGCACTGGTTTGTGATGATGCTGGGGTGTGTAATGTgttctctgtttgtgtgttcagTACTCCTGGTATTTCTTTGAGGCTTTAGTGAAGTCCATGGCTCAGTACCTGATAGAGAGTGGAAAAGTCAGGGTAAGTGTGAATTTGTCACCATTTGTTAGTGTCTACTTTAGGTAATGAATGTTTGCATTTAGTCATTACAAGGTTATTTTTGTGATGAACTACATACATATTTGATTCACATTATTGACAGTCAAGTTAAATATCTCTATAACTCAGTTCATGCTTTCCAGCAGGATTGACAGGCTCTGCATTT
The genomic region above belongs to Salminus brasiliensis chromosome 8, fSalBra1.hap2, whole genome shotgun sequence and contains:
- the LOC140560994 gene encoding dedicator of cytokinesis protein 9 isoform X6, producing the protein MGCTTSVILFEGLRSVLHRNCGYCKSVSAAEPIGPAETEPACPSRRESRAWSLKTALKVKPRVIEPLDYENVLVQRKTQILSDVLRDMLQFPLEDFQTCTLRRQIRTVYPSVPENAQREAHSLFVQECIKTYRSDWHVVNYKYEDYSGDFRQLPNKVSRPDKLAVHVFEVDEDVDKDEDTASLGSQKGGISRQGWLYKGNMNSAISVTMRSFKRRYFHLTQLGDGSYNLNFYKDEKISKEPKGTIFLDSCMGVVQNNKVRRFAFELKMQDKSAYLLAADSETEMEEWINTLNKILHSSFELAMQDKRNGDLHDDDEVGKADSSSGSMDSFQSARDIESKMRNETRLKLFTLDPDTQKLDFSGIEPEVKPFEEKFGKRLLVKCNDLSFNLQSCVAENEEGPTTNVEPFFVTLSLFDIQNSRKISADFHVDLNHPSVRAMVPGSGAQIINGASDAAQHTTNGLPESALQYPRRGVFSVMCPHPDIFLVARIEKVLQGGIAHCADPYMKNSDSTKAAQKVLKNAKLACSRLGQYRMPFAWAARPLFKDASGTLDKSARFSPIYRQDSNKLSNEDMFKLLADFRKQEKMAKLPVILGNLDVTIDSVAPDLPNCITSSYLPVRQFESSDWNGALFEVEEFVPCLAKCSQPFTTYNNHLYVYPRHLRYDGQKAFAKARNIAVCVEFRDSDEEDALPLKCIYGRPGGPLFTKNVIAAVLHHQQNPEFYDEFKIELPTQLNEKHHLLFTFYHVSCDSNSKASTKKREQVETQVGYAWLPLLKDGRVILNEQQIPVAANLPAGYLSCQDGNSKHAGPEVKWVDGGKPLFKVSTHLVSTVYTQDQHLHNFFHHCESTPQSTGGELVKYLKSLHAMEAHVMINFLPTVLNQLFRVLTSTAQDDVAVNVTRVMVHIVAQCHEEGLEHYLRSYVKYVFKTDANTATGKTVHEELAKAMTTILKPSTDFLTSNKLLKYSWYFFEALVKSMAQYLIESGKVRLSRNQRFSASFHHTVETLVNMMMPHITQKYKDNLDAARNANHSLAVFIKRCFTFMDRGFVFKQINNYINCFMPGDAKTLYEFKFEFLKVVCNHEHYIPLNLPMPFGKGRIQRFQDLHLDYSLTDDFCRNHFLVGLLLREVSGALQEFRDIRQIAIQVLKNLMMKHTFDDRYISKSQQARMATLYLPLFGLLQENVHRLNIKDASPITNSLSNSHGRDEPTLNSSLMTPPKAGGHIESSLHKDVFGVISGTATPHMSSTSNVSSVRHSDSRGSLISTDSGNSLSERTNDKHHPLDKCNVAAALGGSLLRCDKLEQSEVKSLLMCFLHVLKSMSEDALFTYWNKASSGDLMDFFTVLELCLHQFRYMGKRYIASVRKIASILGISVDHGKNCSV